The Agrobacterium vitis genomic sequence GCTCGGCGGTCCTGCAGGAGCCGGGTGCCCATACAACGGCTTTGCCGTCCTCCACGCTGTTGCGGCCGTTCCGGTGCATGACCACACCTTCAGCCCCTGACTTCGGACCTCCGTGACGGACCGCGATAGGCGCTGTCCTCAGAATGGAGAAAGAAGTCATGAGCAGGAAAACGGACACCAACCGCGTCGACATCTATGCGCGGATCACCGATCGGATCGTCGAGGATCTCGAACAGGGCGTGCGTCCCTGGATGAAGCCATGGAGCGCCGCCAACACCAATGGTCGCATTACCCGGCCGGTGCGCCACAACGGTCTTCCTTATTCGGGCATGAACGTGCTCCTTCTATGGTCGGAGCAGATATCGCGTGGCTTCGCCTCGTCGATGTGGATGACCTTCAAGCAGTCCCTCGAACTGGGCGGGGCCGTGCGCAAGGGCGAGACCGGTTCGACCGTCGTCTTCGCCAGCCGCTTCACCAAGTCCGAAGCGGACGGGAACGGCAACGAAGTCGACCGGGAGATTCCGTTCCTGAAGGCCTATTCGGTGTTCAACGTTGAGCAGATCGACGGGTTGCCCGACAGCTATTACGCGCCTTCGGCGAAGGCAGTTGACCCGATCGCGCGGATCAAGAGCGCCGATCGCTTCTTCCGCAATACCGGCGCAGTCATCAGGCACGGCGGCAATCAGGCCTACTATTCGCCGATCATGGACTACATCCAGATGCCGCCCTTCGAGGCGTTTCGCGACGCTGCCGGATACGCGGCCGTCCTCAGTCATGAGGCAACCCACTGGACAGCGGCGGAACATCGCGTGGGGCGTGACCTGTCGCGCTATGCGAAGGACCGAACGGAGCGGGCGCGGGAAGAACTCATTGCCGAACTCGGCAGTTGCTTCCTCTGCGCTGATCTCGGTATCGCGCCAGAGCTCGAGCCACGTCCTGACCACGCTTCTTATCTGCAGTCGTGGCTTACGGTGCTGGCCAACGACAAGCGGGCGATCTTCCAGGCAGCAGCCCATGCGCAACGGGCCGTGAGCTTTCTGCATTCACTGCAGCCGGAAACGGAGATGAGGGCTGCGGCCTGACTCTTAAGCGCGGTCGTCACCACCGGTGGCGGCCGCCTGATCCTTTTCACGCTGGTCGCTAAGACCAGTGCAATGTCAGCATCCAGCCTTCCCCAGATCGACGGTTTGGCAGCGTCGAGTTTCGGTTTGCGGGATGGCTTGCGTTCGACGATGAACGGCTTGGTCGGCTGTCGCATTTATCGTCCAGGCTG encodes the following:
- a CDS encoding ArdC family protein yields the protein MSRKTDTNRVDIYARITDRIVEDLEQGVRPWMKPWSAANTNGRITRPVRHNGLPYSGMNVLLLWSEQISRGFASSMWMTFKQSLELGGAVRKGETGSTVVFASRFTKSEADGNGNEVDREIPFLKAYSVFNVEQIDGLPDSYYAPSAKAVDPIARIKSADRFFRNTGAVIRHGGNQAYYSPIMDYIQMPPFEAFRDAAGYAAVLSHEATHWTAAEHRVGRDLSRYAKDRTERAREELIAELGSCFLCADLGIAPELEPRPDHASYLQSWLTVLANDKRAIFQAAAHAQRAVSFLHSLQPETEMRAAA